The Candidatus Limnocylindrales bacterium genome has a segment encoding these proteins:
- a CDS encoding SDR family oxidoreductase, with protein MNLKDKVAIITGASSGVGAAVARNLHEAGVKLVLTARRADRLEKLSSELKETVFIAGEITEVDLPQRLLDKALKTFGRCDIVLNNAGMIEVGSIPEINIDKVCQMVRVNVEAAYRVAYVAVKYFLSQNHGHLINTSSVLGTKIRPMAGAYAGTKFALEALSEALRVELARTNVKISCIQPGLILTELHRDYKVHPKDSLNIPRPLQPEEVARCVRFILEQPDHVRIPQIMILPKDQEI; from the coding sequence ATGAATTTGAAAGATAAAGTGGCCATCATCACCGGGGCCAGCAGTGGAGTTGGAGCGGCAGTAGCCCGAAACCTTCATGAAGCAGGAGTGAAGTTAGTTCTTACCGCTCGTAGAGCCGATCGGCTGGAAAAACTTTCCTCGGAACTTAAAGAGACTGTTTTTATAGCCGGAGAGATTACCGAGGTCGATTTACCTCAAAGGTTGCTGGATAAGGCTTTAAAAACCTTTGGGCGGTGTGATATTGTGTTGAATAACGCCGGAATGATTGAAGTCGGTTCCATCCCTGAAATCAATATAGATAAGGTTTGTCAAATGGTACGGGTCAATGTGGAGGCCGCTTACAGGGTCGCGTATGTAGCGGTTAAATATTTTCTTTCTCAAAACCACGGACACTTGATAAATACCTCCAGTGTACTGGGAACCAAGATACGTCCCATGGCAGGGGCCTATGCCGGAACTAAGTTTGCTTTAGAAGCTTTATCAGAAGCGCTACGGGTGGAGTTGGCACGTACCAATGTAAAGATCAGTTGTATTCAACCGGGACTTATCCTGACCGAACTTCATCGGGATTATAAAGTTCATCCAAAAGATTCCTTGAATATACCGAGACCCTTGCAACCTGAAGAGGTAGCCCGGTGTGTACGGTTTATATTGGAACAGCCCGATCATGTGAGAATACCACAAATTATGATTCTACCCAAGGATCAGGAGATTTAA
- a CDS encoding FAD-binding oxidoreductase encodes MAGTSIEERLYEQLIGILGKTNVSDNDLERFVYSGSAGVSMPPRRVIGEYGPGSPPAFIVWPETTRQVVELVRLANKEKIPLVPMGGSVGLRGGSLPLSSNAIVVDIKKMHKILDIHPDAMTITVQAGIVRPEMDEVLAAKGFWFPHDPPSHPVSAIGGFISTAAAGWWLPKYGYMGDLLLALEVVLPTGQILRTKPVMKHSVGPNLNWLFVGAAGTLGIITEATLKIYPLPEARYTRVYTFDSFHKAYRAAYEINKRDLNPYVMRVGDDGHSKVYLGRALQTPELTGFTLVVGFDGMKEMVELQDRLAREIALRYGGRDWGLELGQRFWDTRLSYWKQRKSTEYSTDVITTAATFDKIESLYTAVRSLYDRLGVHFSIHIPHFTPKGASLYCIFKQPVSPEGLELNRRVWEEGIPLVLQHGGTLEHHHEIGYYLSRYVSSELGTGLEVLRAIKKALDPNNILNPGKLAL; translated from the coding sequence ATGGCAGGTACTTCCATTGAAGAGCGGTTATATGAGCAATTGATAGGAATTCTAGGGAAGACCAATGTTTCAGACAACGATCTGGAACGGTTTGTATATTCTGGAAGCGCGGGGGTTTCTATGCCGCCTCGGCGGGTCATAGGGGAATATGGACCTGGAAGTCCTCCAGCTTTCATAGTTTGGCCGGAAACCACAAGGCAGGTGGTAGAATTGGTTCGTCTGGCCAATAAGGAAAAGATCCCTCTGGTCCCTATGGGAGGAAGTGTTGGTTTACGAGGGGGAAGTCTTCCCTTGAGCTCAAACGCCATTGTGGTGGATATTAAAAAGATGCATAAAATTCTGGATATCCATCCCGATGCCATGACCATAACCGTCCAGGCCGGAATTGTTCGACCCGAAATGGATGAGGTGCTGGCAGCTAAAGGTTTTTGGTTTCCCCATGATCCTCCCTCCCATCCTGTTTCCGCCATCGGTGGATTTATATCGACGGCTGCAGCCGGCTGGTGGCTCCCCAAGTATGGATACATGGGGGATCTTCTCCTGGCCTTGGAGGTAGTACTCCCTACCGGACAGATTCTGAGAACCAAACCCGTGATGAAACATTCGGTAGGACCCAATTTAAACTGGCTCTTTGTTGGGGCTGCAGGTACTTTAGGGATTATTACCGAAGCCACCTTGAAGATTTATCCCTTACCTGAAGCCCGCTATACCCGGGTTTATACCTTTGATTCCTTTCATAAAGCCTACCGGGCTGCCTATGAGATTAACAAACGGGATTTGAATCCCTATGTAATGCGGGTTGGAGATGATGGGCATAGTAAGGTTTATTTAGGCCGTGCCCTTCAAACTCCTGAGCTGACAGGTTTTACGTTGGTAGTAGGGTTTGATGGAATGAAGGAAATGGTTGAGCTTCAGGATCGATTGGCTCGAGAAATCGCACTTCGCTATGGAGGTAGAGATTGGGGCCTGGAGTTGGGACAGCGTTTCTGGGATACACGGCTCAGCTACTGGAAACAAAGAAAATCCACCGAATACTCCACCGATGTCATTACCACAGCAGCTACCTTTGATAAGATAGAGAGTTTATATACGGCCGTTCGTTCCCTTTATGATCGATTAGGAGTTCACTTTTCTATCCATATCCCCCATTTCACTCCCAAGGGAGCCTCCCTTTACTGTATCTTTAAACAACCTGTGAGTCCCGAAGGATTAGAGTTAAATCGACGGGTTTGGGAGGAGGGAATTCCCCTTGTTCTTCAACATGGAGGGACCCTGGAACATCATCATGAAATCGGTTATTATCTGTCTCGATACGTTTCATCGGAGTTAGGGACCGGATTAGAAGTTTTACGCGCTATTAAAAAGGCCCTGGACCCGAATAACATCTTAAACCCTGGAAAACTGGCACTATAA
- a CDS encoding (Fe-S)-binding protein, whose translation MDRLNHVYLEIHTADILSCNICSFKYCRGACPVYDMVRSEGIAPSGFNHYALGILKGMIPYTPSAAEQIYKCMTCGACRTDGCVVPGFGDPIDTPRIIEAMRAEIVEQGMAPQSVRALAQRILETGNPYGEPPEARGAWLPVSLLSERQADILYFMGCAAGYGYPAPAQAALRLLEKARVPVILLGNREPCCGLTLFSIGERKKAAELARRNVETLQATGVQEVIFSDAGCYRAFKKVYPEELKVSVPFKVYHITEYLERLVLEDRLTFKKKLEKKVTYHDPCNLGIQSGVYEAPRNLLGKIPGLKYIEMKKTRDKTRSVGVGGGFEFIFPEMAKELALKRIEEAQATEAEILVSACPAVEAHLTATASGQTGLLIQDITELLVEAL comes from the coding sequence GTGGATCGATTAAACCACGTGTACCTGGAAATTCATACAGCGGATATTCTTTCCTGTAATATCTGTTCGTTTAAGTATTGCCGGGGAGCCTGTCCGGTTTATGATATGGTACGTTCAGAGGGTATAGCTCCTTCGGGTTTCAACCACTATGCTTTAGGCATATTGAAGGGAATGATCCCTTACACCCCTTCTGCTGCGGAACAGATTTACAAATGCATGACCTGCGGGGCCTGTCGAACCGACGGATGTGTAGTTCCGGGTTTTGGTGACCCTATCGATACCCCCCGAATTATTGAAGCCATGCGGGCCGAAATTGTAGAGCAGGGGATGGCTCCACAATCTGTCCGGGCACTGGCTCAACGAATACTGGAAACCGGTAATCCCTATGGAGAGCCCCCGGAGGCCCGGGGAGCCTGGTTACCGGTCTCCCTTCTATCTGAGAGGCAGGCCGATATTTTATATTTCATGGGTTGTGCAGCCGGATACGGATATCCGGCTCCCGCCCAGGCGGCCCTCCGCTTGTTAGAAAAGGCCAGAGTACCGGTTATACTTTTAGGAAACCGGGAACCCTGTTGCGGGCTGACTCTGTTCTCCATAGGTGAACGAAAGAAAGCCGCCGAGTTAGCACGCCGGAATGTAGAAACCTTGCAGGCTACAGGAGTTCAGGAAGTCATCTTTTCCGATGCAGGCTGCTATCGCGCTTTCAAGAAAGTCTACCCGGAGGAATTGAAGGTATCTGTTCCTTTTAAGGTTTACCATATTACAGAGTACCTGGAACGTCTGGTCCTGGAAGATCGTCTGACCTTTAAAAAGAAGCTAGAAAAAAAAGTAACCTATCATGACCCCTGTAACCTGGGTATCCAGTCAGGGGTTTATGAGGCTCCAAGAAATCTTCTCGGCAAGATTCCCGGGTTGAAATATATAGAGATGAAAAAGACGCGGGATAAAACGCGATCCGTAGGGGTAGGAGGAGGATTTGAATTCATTTTTCCTGAGATGGCCAAAGAGCTTGCTTTAAAGCGTATTGAGGAAGCCCAGGCTACAGAAGCTGAAATTCTTGTAAGCGCCTGTCCTGCTGTCGAAGCTCATCTCACCGCTACTGCCTCGGGACAAACAGGACTTTTAATCCAGGATATAACCGAACTTTTGGTTGAAGCCCTGTAG
- a CDS encoding macro domain-containing protein: MSSIQRTINRTVLELVQGDITELATDAIVNAANTALILGSGVAGAIRKKGGPRIQEECNRIGGTHVGGAVITTGGNLPARYVIHAVGPRWGEGNEDDKLRQATLNSLKLADQHQLKSIAFPAISTGVFGFPMDRCARIMLTTTREYLQGDTGLEKVVFCLWDTPAFETFRSVLEELSSDI; encoded by the coding sequence ATGTCATCTATTCAAAGGACCATTAACCGGACTGTCTTAGAATTGGTTCAAGGAGATATAACCGAATTGGCGACCGATGCCATTGTCAATGCGGCCAATACCGCCCTGATTCTCGGGTCTGGAGTAGCCGGAGCTATAAGGAAGAAAGGTGGACCTCGTATCCAGGAGGAATGCAACCGAATTGGAGGTACCCATGTGGGAGGGGCCGTGATTACAACGGGAGGAAATCTTCCTGCCAGATATGTTATCCACGCGGTAGGTCCTCGATGGGGAGAAGGGAATGAGGACGATAAACTTCGGCAGGCTACTTTAAACAGCTTAAAGCTGGCCGATCAGCATCAACTCAAAAGCATAGCCTTTCCGGCCATCAGTACCGGAGTTTTTGGTTTTCCCATGGACCGGTGTGCTCGAATTATGCTTACCACGACCCGGGAATATCTTCAAGGAGATACAGGATTAGAGAAAGTAGTATTTTGTCTCTGGGATACTCCTGCCTTTGAAACCTTTCGGTCGGTTTTAGAAGAGTTATCTTCTGACATTTGA
- a CDS encoding patatin-like phospholipase family protein → MTPSERLALKRPKRLLSIDGGGIRGLIAIEILIKIEDILCRPDSRWRCLADYFDFIGGTSTGSILTAGLAMGLSARELRDFYIRLGPRVFQKRWLWGRLWSKYNPEPLERQLQYLLGDITLGSDQLRTLLMIVAKNINTGTPWFFVNSPRNKFFEENSRIPLWHLVRASSAAPTFFPPHRITLPDGRRLDFIDGGVSMFNNPSFQLFLEATIPGYSAGWDTGVDKILLISIGTGFKQNKIARDKAQNYTLVHWANYIVKVLMDDVNVQQNLLMKLISHTPKPRWMDYEMDDADMPTTNDVEQLQVNAPKSNFPSTRSIDARAITFATRMLTYHRYTVSFTRKRFDELGLPRDIDLDRVSEIDCVDQIEALCRIGQAVAREQVSASDFKGFLHKDE, encoded by the coding sequence ATGACTCCAAGTGAAAGGCTCGCCTTAAAACGTCCCAAGCGTCTGCTTTCCATAGATGGAGGAGGTATTCGCGGCTTAATTGCCATCGAGATTCTTATTAAGATCGAGGATATTCTTTGTCGACCTGACTCTCGCTGGCGGTGTCTGGCAGATTATTTTGACTTCATAGGGGGTACAAGCACAGGTTCGATCCTGACCGCAGGGCTTGCCATGGGTTTGTCGGCAAGGGAGTTACGGGATTTTTATATACGATTAGGACCTCGGGTCTTTCAAAAGCGGTGGTTGTGGGGTCGGTTATGGTCAAAATACAACCCAGAGCCTTTAGAACGGCAACTCCAATATCTTCTGGGAGATATCACCTTAGGTTCAGACCAATTACGGACCCTGCTGATGATTGTTGCCAAAAATATAAACACCGGTACACCCTGGTTTTTTGTTAACAGTCCCAGGAACAAATTCTTTGAAGAGAACAGCAGAATTCCGCTCTGGCATTTGGTTAGAGCCAGTTCTGCAGCACCGACCTTTTTCCCTCCCCACCGGATTACCTTACCGGATGGACGGAGACTGGACTTCATAGACGGCGGAGTCAGTATGTTCAATAATCCTTCCTTTCAATTATTTCTTGAGGCGACGATACCGGGATATAGTGCCGGGTGGGATACCGGGGTAGATAAAATTTTACTCATCTCGATAGGTACGGGATTTAAGCAGAATAAAATTGCCAGAGACAAAGCGCAAAATTATACCCTTGTCCACTGGGCCAACTATATAGTCAAAGTTCTTATGGACGATGTCAATGTACAGCAGAACTTACTCATGAAGCTTATCAGCCATACACCTAAGCCGAGGTGGATGGATTATGAAATGGACGATGCCGATATGCCGACCACAAATGACGTGGAGCAATTGCAAGTCAATGCTCCCAAATCCAACTTTCCCTCGACAAGGTCCATAGATGCGCGGGCTATTACCTTCGCGACCAGGATGTTAACGTATCATCGTTATACCGTTTCCTTCACACGAAAACGCTTTGACGAGCTGGGTTTACCCAGGGACATTGATCTGGACCGGGTTTCAGAAATAGATTGTGTGGATCAAATCGAAGCTTTATGCCGGATTGGTCAGGCCGTAGCCCGGGAACAGGTCTCCGCCAGCGATTTTAAAGGTTTTTTGCATAAGGACGAGTAA